From a single Pelmatolapia mariae isolate MD_Pm_ZW linkage group LG20, Pm_UMD_F_2, whole genome shotgun sequence genomic region:
- the LOC134619439 gene encoding uncharacterized protein LOC134619439 — protein MSAATASIADVSRTDTANKNDRNKSGNSKAQCTPMPQPTLGNHQIIQGNGTNVGTVISLQCPGKHKLVGSDMMCVMGPNSTYWTGDSYCQALSPNDFGYRVAVVASFVSSGIILFMSVAFITCCLLDCIKEEERKKEENDSDPWQWEEPTQNQENNMSRYSHKGRNNNNNNTQENLLSPWDTASPTLCDSIRSCRCHQHYAYGPACTNYGPTPPPAALPGHDYNQPLLPQMPEPDPPQYPGPPLSSCQSPSPGLVQISAGGSGLVWQYEGQQSSLSGANLLTADEAPGRNINSNRNIYPKELSIRIISV, from the exons GTAATTCCAAAGCTCAGTGCACACCCATGCCTCAGCCAACATTGGGCAACCACCAGATCATCCAGGGAAATGGCACTAATGTGGGTACCGTCATATCACTACAGTGCCCGGGGAAGCACAAACTGGTAGGTAGTGATATGATGTGTGTCATGGGCCCCAACAGCACCTACTGGACAGGAGACTCCTATTGTCAAG CTCTGTCTCCCAATGATTTTGGTTACCGTGTGGCTGTGGTGGCATCCTTTGTGAGTTCAGGCATAATCCTCTTCATGTCTGTGGCCTTCATCACCTGCTGTTTGCTTGACTGCATCAAggaggaagaaaggaaaaaggaggAGAA TGACTCAGATCCGTGGCAATGGGAGGAGCCAACCCAGAACCAGGAGAACAACATGTCTCGTTATAGTCATAAGGGccgcaacaacaacaacaacaacacccagGAGAATCTGCTTTCTCCATGGGACACTGCTAGCCCTACCCTGTGTGACAGCATACGATCTTGCAG ATGTCACCAGCATTACGCCTATGGTCCTGCCTGCACAAACTATGGCCCCACACCTCCCCCTGCTGCTCTTCCTGGACACGACTATAACCAACCTCTCTTACCCCAAATGCCAGAACCTGACCCACCTCAGTATCCTGGCCCTCCCCTGTCCTCCTGTCAAAGTCCAAGCCCGGGCCTGGTCCAGATCTCAGCAGGGGGATCTGGTTTGGTGTGGCAGTATGAAGGACAACAGAGCAGTTTATCAGGAGCAAACCTATTAACCGCAGATGAGGCCCCTGGGAGGAATATAAACTCAAACAGGAATATATACCCCAAAGAACTTTCCATAAGGATTatatcagtgtga